The Alteripontixanthobacter sp. genome has a window encoding:
- a CDS encoding S1/P1 nuclease, with amino-acid sequence MGHRTIRNRAHRWMIAGAAALALLLPGTVSSWGFFAHGVTGDIAWANISPASRAEIRRLLRAEELLGTPECSLASLEDATTWPDCVRRTRWRWGYTAAWHYRTAPICEAYNPRANCSGGNCVTAQIERNQRLLADESLPDHIRLEALAMMVHFAGDVHMPLHSGDKDDRGGNDREAAYGIAPGLNLHWIWDGPLAERAITAARPSLVRRYNAAERAELAGGDAAEWGRESWQISRDFVYPNAFDQDACEGELPSETALTQEDIAEAIPVSQQRVKQAGLRIARLLDEAFAPGPLPRSDPS; translated from the coding sequence ATGGGTCATCGAACAATACGAAACCGCGCCCACCGCTGGATGATTGCAGGCGCAGCGGCGCTTGCGCTGTTGCTGCCCGGCACCGTCAGTTCCTGGGGGTTCTTCGCGCATGGGGTAACGGGCGATATCGCCTGGGCAAATATCAGCCCCGCCTCGCGCGCGGAAATCCGCCGGTTGCTGCGGGCCGAGGAATTGCTGGGGACACCCGAATGCAGCCTGGCCAGCCTGGAGGACGCGACCACTTGGCCCGATTGCGTGCGCCGGACCCGCTGGCGCTGGGGCTATACCGCCGCCTGGCATTACCGCACCGCCCCGATCTGCGAGGCTTACAATCCGCGCGCCAATTGTTCGGGCGGCAATTGCGTAACCGCGCAGATAGAGCGCAACCAGCGCCTGCTCGCCGATGAAAGCCTGCCCGATCATATCCGGTTGGAGGCACTGGCGATGATGGTCCATTTCGCCGGCGATGTGCATATGCCGCTCCATTCCGGCGACAAAGACGATCGTGGCGGAAACGACCGGGAAGCTGCCTATGGCATCGCGCCGGGATTGAACCTGCACTGGATATGGGATGGACCGCTGGCTGAGAGGGCAATTACCGCGGCGCGGCCATCATTGGTGCGCCGCTATAACGCTGCCGAACGCGCGGAACTGGCTGGCGGCGATGCGGCGGAATGGGGCCGGGAAAGCTGGCAGATTTCCCGCGATTTCGTGTACCCCAACGCCTTCGACCAGGACGCCTGCGAGGGAGAGCTACCCAGCGAAACGGCATTGACCCAAGAGGATATCGCCGAAGCGATCCCGGTATCGCAGCAGCGCGTGAAACAGGCTGGCTTGCGCATTGCCCGGCTGCTGGACGAGGCGTTTGCGCCCGGCCCGCTGCCACGGAGCGACCCGTCATGA
- a CDS encoding glutathione S-transferase family protein codes for MKLIIGNKNYSSWSLRGWLAAKQSGLSFEEIIVPMFGEAWEAQKQASDGGLQPSHGKVPILWDGDTVIWDSLAIMEYLSDKVGRDRFWPKDDTARGMARAMVAEMHSAYASLRAECPMNIRKRFDGVQLSAATQQDILRILGLWAEARSRFGSGGPFLFGTFGAADVFYAPVVSRFISYQVQVPGFAASYMQAVWEHEWMQGWIAASEEEEWVIEQYETAPTAG; via the coding sequence ATGAAACTGATTATCGGCAACAAGAACTATTCCAGCTGGTCGCTGCGCGGATGGCTTGCGGCCAAGCAATCGGGGCTCTCTTTCGAAGAGATCATCGTCCCGATGTTCGGCGAGGCGTGGGAAGCGCAGAAGCAAGCTTCGGATGGCGGATTGCAGCCCAGTCACGGCAAGGTTCCAATTCTGTGGGACGGGGACACGGTGATCTGGGATTCTCTGGCGATCATGGAATATCTGTCCGACAAGGTCGGGCGCGACCGGTTCTGGCCCAAGGACGATACGGCGCGCGGTATGGCGCGCGCGATGGTGGCGGAAATGCACAGCGCCTACGCCTCGCTGCGCGCCGAATGTCCGATGAATATTCGCAAGCGTTTCGACGGGGTGCAATTATCCGCCGCCACGCAGCAGGACATTTTGCGGATCCTCGGCCTGTGGGCAGAGGCACGCTCGCGCTTCGGATCGGGCGGGCCGTTCCTGTTCGGCACGTTCGGCGCGGCGGATGTTTTCTACGCGCCCGTGGTCAGCCGCTTCATCAGTTACCAGGTGCAAGTCCCCGGTTTTGCAGCCAGCTATATGCAGGCGGTGTGGGAACATGAATGGATGCAAGGCTGGATCGCCGCGTCCGAGGAAGAAGAATGGGTCATCGAACAATACGAAACCGCGCCCACCGCTGGATGA
- the nth gene encoding endonuclease III yields the protein MTKDQIFEFFRRLAEDNPAPETELEYGNAYQLVVAVALSAQATDIGVNKATRALFAKIHTPQQMIALGEDGLKDHIKTIGLFNSKAKNVIALSQLLVAEYGGEVPDNREALVRLPGVGRKTANVVLNCWFGQETFAVDTHILRVGNRTGLAKGKTPESVEAKLEKRVPQPFRLHAHHWLILHGRYICKARTPECWRCPVVDLCSYRKKVLEKPKR from the coding sequence GTGACTAAAGACCAGATTTTCGAGTTTTTCCGGCGGCTGGCGGAAGATAACCCCGCGCCCGAGACCGAGCTGGAATATGGCAATGCCTACCAGCTGGTCGTGGCGGTGGCGCTTTCCGCCCAAGCGACCGATATCGGCGTCAACAAGGCCACGCGCGCTTTGTTTGCAAAGATTCACACCCCGCAGCAGATGATCGCGCTGGGCGAAGACGGGCTGAAGGATCACATCAAGACCATCGGCCTGTTCAATTCCAAGGCGAAGAACGTTATCGCGCTGTCGCAACTGCTGGTCGCCGAATATGGGGGCGAGGTGCCCGATAATCGCGAGGCGCTGGTCCGCCTGCCCGGCGTGGGGCGCAAGACGGCCAATGTGGTGCTCAATTGCTGGTTCGGGCAGGAGACTTTCGCGGTCGATACACATATCTTGCGGGTTGGAAACCGCACCGGGCTGGCCAAGGGCAAAACGCCCGAAAGCGTCGAGGCGAAGCTGGAAAAGCGCGTGCCCCAGCCCTTTCGCCTGCACGCCCACCACTGGCTGATCCTGCATGGCCGCTACATCTGCAAGGCGCGAACGCCCGAATGCTGGCGCTGCCCGGTCGTGGACCTGTGCAGTTACCGCAAGAAGGTGCTGGAAAAGCCGAAGCGCTAG
- the dapE gene encoding succinyl-diaminopimelate desuccinylase — MTGALDHAQRLIAARSVTPATGQVFDEMEAMLTPLGFTVHRFMKGNPPDGPVENLFAIRKGPAGSRHFAFAGHLDVVPPGEGWTSEPYAPEIRSAPGGDLLYGRGAVDMKGAIACMVAAAAQVPADAGTISFIITGDEEGPALYGTRALIDFMREIGETPDLCLVGEPTSVNRLGDMMKIGRRGSVNIWLEVEGTQGHVAYPHLADNPLPRLVAMLAELHALELDRGTDWFQASNIEMTELEVGNPAHNVIPAKATARISIRFNDLHSGASLSQAVIAIAEKHGGNARPIISGESFLTPPGEFSELVADAVEGETGIAPEASTSGGTSDARFLKDVCPVIEFGLVNATMHKRDEAVAVADLETLSRIYKRIAIAALER, encoded by the coding sequence ATGACCGGGGCGCTGGATCATGCGCAGCGCCTGATCGCTGCGCGCAGCGTCACGCCCGCCACGGGGCAGGTGTTCGACGAGATGGAGGCGATGCTTACCCCGCTCGGCTTCACGGTTCATCGCTTCATGAAGGGCAATCCGCCAGATGGGCCGGTAGAAAACCTGTTCGCCATTCGCAAGGGACCGGCAGGCTCTCGCCATTTCGCCTTTGCCGGACATCTGGACGTGGTCCCACCGGGCGAAGGCTGGACGAGCGAGCCTTACGCGCCGGAAATCCGCTCCGCCCCGGGCGGCGACCTGCTCTACGGACGCGGCGCGGTTGATATGAAGGGCGCGATCGCCTGCATGGTCGCAGCGGCTGCGCAGGTTCCAGCGGATGCTGGCACCATCAGCTTCATCATCACCGGCGACGAGGAAGGCCCGGCGCTTTACGGCACCCGTGCGCTGATCGATTTCATGCGCGAGATCGGCGAGACGCCCGATCTGTGCCTGGTGGGGGAACCGACCAGCGTCAACCGGCTGGGAGACATGATGAAGATCGGGCGGCGCGGCTCGGTCAATATCTGGCTGGAAGTCGAAGGGACGCAGGGCCACGTCGCCTATCCGCACCTCGCTGATAATCCGCTGCCCAGGCTGGTCGCTATGCTGGCAGAGCTCCATGCGCTCGAGTTGGATCGAGGGACCGATTGGTTCCAGGCATCGAATATCGAGATGACCGAGCTTGAGGTTGGCAACCCGGCCCACAATGTGATCCCGGCCAAGGCAACCGCGCGCATTTCCATCCGCTTCAACGACCTGCATTCGGGCGCATCGCTGTCCCAGGCTGTGATCGCCATCGCCGAAAAACACGGCGGGAACGCACGGCCGATAATTTCCGGCGAGAGTTTCCTCACCCCGCCGGGCGAATTTTCCGAACTGGTTGCCGATGCGGTGGAGGGTGAAACCGGGATAGCGCCCGAGGCGTCGACCAGCGGCGGCACATCGGATGCGCGGTTCCTGAAGGACGTGTGCCCGGTCATCGAATTCGGGCTGGTCAACGCGACGATGCACAAACGCGACGAGGCGGTTGCCGTGGCGGACCTCGAAACGCTAAGCCGCATTTACAAGCGTATCGCGATAGCGGCGCTGGAGCGATAA
- a CDS encoding dicarboxylate/amino acid:cation symporter, with protein MKAWFAIPLWQRVIAALVLGVIVGLIWGPGAESIKIVGDIFIAFIKMLVVPLIFFSLVAGVASIGDLRKLGSVGWRALLLFVVTGQIAVWLGLAIGTFAQPGSGLDASGMALDAAALERAQARQQDAVTLQDMILEMVPSSPVQVMADVNVLPLIVFSLLIGIGILMAKDEGKPVLAIFESGSVVMQKVTMVVMELTPFGVFALMAWVAGTLGLDALTALGQLVFLNYLGCLLIIGVVYAGMIKFIARLPVIAFFRGIVDPIAVSYSTASSNATLPVTLRAAERNLGISNSVASFVISLGATINMNGTAMYLGLATLFGAQVFGVDLSWADYFLISVLGTLGAIGAAGIPGAGLIMMVLVFGAVGVPLETIALVAGIDRIMDMMRTTTNVSGDAAVATTVASLTNEIDRAEMISADDV; from the coding sequence ATGAAAGCCTGGTTTGCAATTCCGCTATGGCAGCGGGTGATCGCTGCTTTGGTACTCGGCGTAATCGTCGGCTTGATCTGGGGGCCGGGGGCGGAAAGCATCAAAATTGTAGGCGATATCTTCATCGCCTTTATCAAGATGCTGGTGGTGCCGCTGATCTTCTTCAGCCTAGTGGCGGGCGTCGCCTCTATCGGCGATCTCAGAAAGCTGGGCAGCGTGGGCTGGCGCGCGCTTTTGCTGTTTGTGGTGACGGGCCAGATCGCGGTTTGGCTGGGCCTTGCCATCGGCACTTTCGCGCAGCCCGGTTCCGGGCTCGATGCTTCGGGAATGGCGCTTGACGCAGCGGCTCTGGAACGCGCGCAGGCACGTCAGCAGGATGCCGTAACCTTGCAGGACATGATCCTCGAAATGGTCCCCTCCAGCCCAGTGCAGGTGATGGCCGATGTCAATGTGTTGCCGCTGATCGTGTTTTCTCTGCTGATCGGGATCGGCATTCTGATGGCGAAAGACGAAGGCAAGCCGGTCCTGGCCATTTTCGAAAGCGGCAGCGTGGTGATGCAAAAGGTCACGATGGTCGTAATGGAACTGACCCCGTTTGGTGTGTTCGCGCTGATGGCGTGGGTTGCGGGCACGTTGGGCCTGGATGCCCTTACGGCGCTCGGCCAGCTGGTTTTTCTCAACTATCTGGGCTGCCTGCTCATCATCGGAGTGGTCTATGCGGGGATGATCAAATTTATCGCCCGGCTGCCGGTTATCGCGTTTTTTCGCGGTATCGTCGATCCGATTGCGGTCAGCTATTCAACCGCCAGTTCCAACGCCACGCTGCCGGTTACCCTGCGCGCGGCCGAACGCAATCTGGGTATCAGCAATTCGGTGGCCAGTTTTGTGATCAGCCTGGGTGCAACGATCAATATGAACGGCACCGCAATGTATCTTGGGCTGGCCACATTGTTCGGTGCGCAGGTGTTCGGGGTGGATCTTTCCTGGGCCGATTATTTCCTGATTTCGGTCCTTGGCACGCTCGGCGCGATCGGTGCGGCGGGCATTCCGGGGGCGGGGCTGATCATGATGGTGCTGGTGTTCGGCGCGGTTGGGGTGCCGCTGGAAACCATCGCGCTGGTCGCCGGGATAGACCGGATCATGGATATGATGCGCACCACCACCAATGTCAGCGGCGATGCTGCAGTGGCGACCACCGTGGCGAGCTTGACGAACGAGATTGACCGGGCCGAAATGATCAGCGCGGATGATGTATAG